A single region of the Lotus japonicus ecotype B-129 chromosome 4, LjGifu_v1.2 genome encodes:
- the LOC130714932 gene encoding ABC transporter B family member 11-like has translation MAGDGSLNRETVSLQPAVDPDSKQSSKKSDTKDEITNTVPLYKLFSFADPFDQLLMFLGTFGAIGNGISMPVMTLIFGNMINAFGSTTNSKEVVDEVSKVSLKFVYLGAGTFIASLLQSTCWMISGERQAARIRGLYLQNILRQDVSFFDTETNTGEVVGRMSGDTALIQEAIGEKVGQFLSLVATFIAGFVVAFTKGWLLTLVMLSIIPLIALSGATMSKVISKASSIGQAAYSTAANVVEQTLGSIRTVASFTGEKQAIAKYNQFLTKAYKSLVQEALASGVGFGANYFVGISSYGLSVWFGGKMIIEKGYNGGEVVTVIFSVLIGSSSLGQASPILSAFAAGQAAAFKMFETIKRKPEIDAYDANGRKLDDIHGDIELREVCFSYPTRPDELIFNGFSLSIPSGTTAALVGQSGSGKSTVVSLIERFYDPQTGEVLIDGVNLREFQLKWIRQKIGLVSQEPVLFTCSIKENIAYGKDGATDEEIRAAAELANAAKFIDKLPQGLDTMVGEHGTQLSGGQKQRVAIARAILKDPRILLLDEATSALDAESERIVQEALDRIMINRTTVIVAHRLSTIRNADTIAVIHQGKIVERGSHADLTKDPDGAYSQLIRLQQMKGSEQNVANDADKPKSIVLGGKQSSQRSSSSASISQRSSGVGNSGRHSFSEPTSGGPKAPPSTVSSPKVPLYRLAYLNKPEIPVLLLGTITAVVNGALLPIFGLLLSKMISIFYEPADELRKDSKVWALVFVALGLVSFLIIPCRSYFFGVAGGKLIKRVRKMCFEKIVHMEISWFDEADHSSGALGARLSTDAASVRGLVGDALGLLVQHIATAITGLVIAFVACWQLALIILALVPLLGLNGYLQLKFLQGFSADAKKLYEDASQVANDAVGSIRTVASFCAEEKVMKLYQERCEGPIKTGIRRGIISGISFGLSFLVLYAVYACSFYAGARLVEDGKSTFSDVFRVFFALSMSALGVSQYSSLAPDSNNTKGAAASIFSILDRKSQIDASDESGMTLEEVNGEIVLNHVSFKYPTRPDVQIFKDLCLTIHSGKTVALVGESGSGKSTVISLLQRFYDPDSGNITLDGKEIQRLQVKWLRQQMGLVSQEPVLFNETIRANIAYGKGGDATEAEIIAAAELANAHNFISGLQKGYDTIVGERGVQLSGGQKQRVAIARAIVKNPKILLLDEATSALDAESEKVVQDALDRVMVDRTTIVVAHRLSTIKGADLIAVVKNGVIAEKGKHEALLHQGGQYASLVALHTSASSS, from the exons ATGGCAGGGGATGGCAGTTTGAATAGAGAAACTGTGAGTCTTCAACCAGCTGTTGATCCTGATAGCAAGCAATCTTCAAAGAAGAGTGACACCAAAGATGAAATCACCAACACAGTGCCCTTGTACAAGCTCTTCTCATTTGCTGATCCTTTTGATCAATTATTGATGTTTCTGGGTACTTTTGGTGCTATTGGGAATGGAATCTCCATGCCCGTAATGACTTTGATATTTGGAAATATGATCAATGCATTTGGAAGCACCACAAACTCCAAAGAAGTTGTTGATGAAGTTTCCAAG GTGTCTCTGAAATTTGTATACTTAGGAGCCGGCACCTTCATTGCATCACTTTTGC AATCGACTTGCTGGATGATCAGTGGGGAGAGACAAGCTGCAAGAATTAGAGGCTTATACCTTCAAAATATTCTGAGACAAGATGTGAGCTTCTTTGATACAGAAACTAATACCGGAGAGGTTGTTGGAAGGATGTCAGGCGATACTGCTCTTATTCAAGAAGCCATAGGTGAGAAG gtTGGACAGTTCTTATCGCTAGTGGCAACTTTCATTGCGGGTTTTGTTGTAGCATTCACTAAGGGATGGCTTCTAACTCTTGTCATGCTATCAATTATTCCACTTATTGCCTTGTCAGGTGCTACAATGAGCAAGGTTATTTCAAAAGCATCATCCATTGGACAAGCAGCTTATTCTACAGCAGCAAATGTTGTAGAGCAGACATTAGGTTCTATACGAACT GTGGCATCATTCACTGGTGAGAAGCAAGCTATAGCTAAATATAATCAATTCTTAACTAAAGCTTACAAGAGTTTAGTTCAAGAGGCACTAGCTTCTGGTGTGGGGTTTGGTGCAAACTATTTTGTGGGTATCTCCAGTTATGGATTGTCTGTATGGTTTGGTGGGAAGATGATAATAGAGAAAGGATATAACGGAGGAGAAGTCGTGACTGTAATTTTTTCTGTATTGATTGGATCCTC GTCTCTAGGGCAGGCATCTCCAATATTGAGTGCTTTTGCTGCTGGACAAGCTGCAGCCTTTAAGATGTTTGAAACAATTAAAAGAAAGCCTGAAATTGATGCTTATGATGCTAACGGGAGGAAGCTTGATGACATTCATGGAGATATAGAACTCAGGGAGGTTTGTTTTAGTTATCCTACAAGACCAGATGAACTGATATTCAATGGATTTTCACTTTCGATACCAAGTGGTACTACTGCAGCTTTGGTAGGGCAAAGTGGGAGTGGGAAATCCACAGTAGTTAGTTTGATAGAGAGATTCTATGATCCACAGACCGGTGAAGTTCTTATAGATGGTGTCAATCTTAGAGAATTTCAACTGAAATGGATCAGACAGAAAATAGGCCTAGTCAGCCAGGAACCAGTTCTCTTTACTTGTAGCATTAAGGAAAATATTGCCTATGGAAAGGATGGTGCAACTGATGAAGAAATCAGAGCAGCAGCAGAACTTGCTAATGCTGCCAAATTCATTGATAAACTTCCTCAG GGACTAGATACAATGGTTGGTGAACATGGAACTCAGCTATCTGGGGGTCAAAAGCAGAGAGTTGCAATAGCTAGAGCAATTCTGAAAGACCCAAGAATCCTACTTCTGGATGAAGCTACAAGTGCTCTTGATGCTGAATCGGAGAGAATTGTACAAGAAGCTTTGGACAGAATAATGATAAACCGAACAACTGTCATTGTAGCCCATCGTTTAAGCACTATAAGAAATGCTGATACCATTGCTGTTATTCATCAAGGAAAAATTGTTGAAAGAG GTTCACATGCTGATCTCACCAAGGATCCTGATGGAGCCTACAGCCAGCTTATTAGACTGCAACAAATGAAGGGATCAGAACAGAATGTTGCAAATGATGCAGATAAGCCAAAAAGTATAGTGCTTGGTGGAAAACAATCAAGTCAAAGATCTTCTTCCTCAGCATCTATAAGCCAAAGATCATCTGGAGTTGGAAACAGTGGTCGTCACTCGTTCTCAGAACCTACAAGTGGAGGACCTAAAGCTCCTCCTTCAACAGTGTCTTCACCAAAAGTGCCTCTTTATCGCCTCGCTTATTTAAACAAGCCTGAAATTCCAGTCTTACTGCTAGGGACTATAACTGCAGTGGTGAATGGAGCATTATTACCTATTTTTGGTCTCTTACTTTCCAAAATGATAAGTATTTTCTATGAGCCAGCTGATGAACTTCGAAAAGATTCAAAAGTGTGGGCACTGGTGTTTGTTGCACTTGGTTTGGTGTCCTTCCTCATTATTCCATGTAGGTCCTACTTTTTTGGTGTTGCTGGCGGTAAGTTGATCAAAAGGGTCAGAAAAATGTGCTTTGAGAAAATAGTTCACATGGAAATAAGCTGGTTTGATGAAGCTGACCATTCAAGTGGAGCACTAGGAGCAAGGCTCTCTACTGATGCAGCTTCTGTTCGAGGTTTGGTTGGGGATGCACTTGGTTTGCTGGTTCAACACATTGCTACTGCAATAACTGGCTTGGTAATTGCTTTTGTAGCCTGCTGGCAACTTGCTCTTATAATCCTCGCTTTGGTGCCTCTGTTAGGATTAAATGGATATTTGCAACTGAAGTTCTTGCAAGGGTTCAGTGCAGATGCAAAG AAATTGTATGAAGATGCGAGTCAAGTGGCAAATGATGCTGTTGGGAGTATAAGAACTGTTGCTTCTTTCTGTGCTGAAGAGAAGGTGATGAAATTATACCAGGAAAGATGTGAGGGACCAATTAAGACTGGCATAAGGCGAGGGATAATAAGTGGAATTAGTTTTGGGTTATCATTTTTGGTGTTGTATGCAGTTTATGCATGCAGTTTTTATGCTGGAGCTCGTCTTGTAGAGGATGGAAAATCAACATTCTCAGATGTTTTCCGA GTCTTTTTTGCTCTCAGCATGTCAGCTTTGGGAGTCTCTCAATATAGCTCCTTGGCTCCAGATTCTAATAATACAAAAGGTGCTGCTGCTTCAATATTTTCTATTCTTGATAGAAAGTCACAAATAGATGCTAGTGATGAATCTGGCATGACATTGGAAGAAGTCAATGGAGAAATTGTTTTAAACCATGTTAGTTTCAAGTATCCTACCAGACCTGATGTTCAAATATTCAAAGATCTTTGCTTGACCATTCACAGTGGCAAG ACTGTTGCACTGGTTGGAGAAAGTGGAAGTGGAAAATCAACAGTGATCTCACTACTACAAAGATTTTATGACCCGGACTCGGGAAACATTACACTGGATGGAAAAGAAATCCAAAGACTGCAAGTGAAATGGCTAAGACAGCAGATGGGCCTGGTAAGCCAAGAGCCAGTACTGTTTAATGAAACTATTAGAGCTAACATTGCATATGGAAAAGGAGGAGATGCAACAGAAGCAGAAATCATAGCTGCAGCAGAACTAGCAAATGCCCACAATTTCATTAGTGGTTTGCAGAAG GGTTATGACACGATAGTCGGGGAGCGAGGAGTTCAATTA